A genomic segment from Methanobrevibacter ruminantium encodes:
- a CDS encoding glycosyltransferase family 2 protein has translation MRNLDLSIIIVNYNTFKLTKETIDSCLAEPTHYTYEIFLVDNKSTDDSLEKLEDYFKDEISRGTVKVIANSSNGGFAKANNLAIEQAGGEYILLLNSDTLVKEATIDKCMDYMTKGTNADVGALGCKVSLEDGSLDKACKRSFPNPANAFYKLFNVKTSSGKDDYNLDDLDDDGVYEIDCLVGAFMLVRRTAIDDIGLLDDTFFMYGEDIDWCYRIKQAGWRIVYFGEAEIIHYKGASSEDKKTKKRNPKLIYEFYRAMYIFYRKHYTKKYNVFVNIAVYIGIAVLLVFNLIRNALRS, from the coding sequence GGAGACCATTGATTCATGTTTGGCTGAACCCACTCATTATACCTATGAAATCTTTCTTGTAGACAATAAGTCAACCGATGACAGCTTGGAAAAATTGGAAGACTACTTTAAGGATGAGATTTCAAGAGGAACAGTTAAGGTTATAGCCAACTCCAGCAATGGCGGCTTTGCAAAGGCTAACAATTTAGCTATTGAGCAAGCTGGAGGAGAGTACATTCTCCTTTTAAACTCAGATACGCTTGTAAAAGAAGCTACAATCGACAAATGTATGGATTACATGACTAAAGGCACAAATGCTGATGTCGGTGCATTGGGCTGTAAGGTATCACTTGAAGACGGATCTCTTGACAAGGCTTGCAAACGCAGTTTTCCAAATCCTGCAAACGCTTTCTATAAGCTATTCAATGTTAAGACAAGCAGTGGAAAGGACGATTATAATCTGGATGACCTGGATGATGATGGAGTCTATGAAATCGACTGCTTGGTCGGGGCATTCATGCTTGTTAGAAGAACAGCAATTGATGACATTGGCCTTTTGGATGACACTTTCTTCATGTATGGGGAAGACATTGACTGGTGTTACAGGATAAAGCAGGCTGGATGGAGAATCGTTTACTTTGGTGAAGCTGAAATCATTCACTACAAGGGAGCAAGCAGTGAAGATAAAAAGACCAAAAAGAGAAATCCTAAACTTATTTATGAGTTCTATAGGGCGATGTATATTTTCTATAGGAAGCATTATACCAAAAAGTACAATGTTTTTGTAAACATTGCAGTTTACATTGGAATAGCTGTCTTATTAGTTTTCAATTTAATCCGTAATGCTTTAAGGTCCTGA